The Benincasa hispida cultivar B227 unplaced genomic scaffold, ASM972705v1 Contig827, whole genome shotgun sequence region ACTTCAAAAACACTGATAAActttctattagtttctatcatttttattaaatagatgtcaattttactatttttatataaatatttttctcatttttctatttttgaaaatcctcaaataaaaaaaaaaacacaccttttaatatatattatataatatatatatatatatatatatatataattattattatattgtgCCTGAGTTATAAACATGAATTACACAAAGGCTAAAATTTCTTGTTTAGTGTTTGAAGTttgattttcaataataataaatttacttTCTAACTTTTGTTTTAATTCCTTTCCATTAATGAATCCACTAGACGCAACattgaaattttaaaggttTATTAAACAATACAAAAAGATACAAATTAGAGaattattagatatttttaaatattttagagaCCAAATAAACACAAACTTTTAACCAATAATAAATCTTAACTATaacaaatatcatatataatactctaatattgtgtttattttacaaataattttcctcaaatatattttaaaaatatctcaaATACTTCTacaatctaaaattttaaatcataccCATTTTAACATATTCAATATAGATGGTGACAAGATTTGTACAAGCTAAGTGGAACATTACAATTTATAATAATCATCCACTTGGtctatattataataatattgttGAATCCAAAGTTCAATTCTTAATTATCTAAACCTTAATGTTATAATAATTTTTCCAAtgccattaatttttttttcagattcCAACTACGAGAGTAGATTATCATTGATATCGGGATTAAACATTTATGTACCAAGAGATGAAAATTTTGGCCACTTGAAGTTATCAGACTTTCTTGGATTTGCTTTGAAATCACTTGTTTCAACGGTCCAACCAGCGCTTGTAAACTTGGTAGATTTTAGTCCAACAGAGTTTGATAAATTCCAAGATGTTCATAATCTTTATGAAGGAGGACTTCCTGTCCCATTAGATGTCTTTAGGAACCTCACTAAGGGTTTCACTCCACCCATGTTCCAAGAACTTCTAAGGACCGACAATGACCAACGCTTTCTCAAATTTTCACCTCCACAAGTTGTTAAAGGTATAATATATCGAgagaaatgttgtttttctttttttactattttataattgaaattatTAGATATATGTGAACGCCCCGCATTTTAGATAAAGTTAATGTCTAATCTAAAGACTAATTTGGAATTGATTATGTTATTAACATGTACTTAAGATGCCGTTTGAGTAATTTAGAATTCAAGAACTAAGGGTGGTGGTGCAACTGGTTAGTGCATAAATCTTATAACTTTGATTGGGTTATATCCTGAGGTCAAAAGTTCAAGTCTTTCTCATCCtaattgttcttttttttaaaaaaattttcataaataacgATTTGTTAGAGGATTCAATTAAAATTTCTAGGTAAGAAATGGCAACTTACAAAACAAAGATCTAATAATATAtggcttatatatatatatattaattaactcagaactttATAGACGATAGAAATAGTTAAATATTTCCTTGTCGTCTtctctaatttatatatattatgtcaaGAGTCCACGAATCAAATTTgcaaatttagatatttttatctgaaatttatattaatttgaattataatttaaggttgtataattaatcattattaatataatattttttatctaataattgTGTATAGAGGACAAGTCTGCATGGAAAACAGATGAAGAATTTGCAAGAGAAATGCTAGCTGGAGTTAACCCTCTAATCATTCGTCGTCTAGAGgtaatgatttcaaaaattttctGTTCGGTCCatttttatatagaaaaattttattttttttttcaaaaattataattttatttattttataggaATTTCCTCCCTTGAGCAAACTTGACCCCAAAATCTATGGTGATCAAAATAGCAAGATTACTGAAGAAGACATAAAGTTTGGGTTGGATGGACTAACAGTTGATGAGGTAAACCTTAAAAAGACCCAagcttaggttttttttttcctcaaaattatATTGttgtgtttaatttaattttttaatctatatatagGCATTGAATCAGAAGAGGCTATACATATTGGATCACCATGATGCTCTAATGCCATatcttagaaaaataaattcaacaaaaacaaaaacttatgCAACAAGAACATTGCTATTTTTGAAAGATGATGGCACTTTGAAGCCATTGGTGATTGAATTGAGTTTGCCACACCCTCAAGGTGATCAATTTGGTGCAAATAGCAAACAATATTTTCCAGCTGAAGGAGGAGTTGAAAACTCAATATGGCAGTTAGCTAAAGCTTATGTGGCTGTGAATGATGCTGGTTACCATCAACTTATCAGCCATTGGTATGGAAATATAATTActctttaaattataattttgtcctaaatgttgaataatatgCTTTGTGATTTGAAAGATGGATCTAATAACACTTGAAAATTGTTAATTGTAGGTTGAATACTCATGCAGTACAAGAGCCATTTGTGATTGCAACACATAGACAATTGAGTGTGCTTCATCCTATTCATAAATTGCTTGTTCCTCATTACAAAGACACTATGTTTATAAATGCATTTGCAAGGCAAGTCCTTGTTAACGCTGATgggttacttgaagaaactcaTTTTCAATCAAGGTATTCCATGGAGTTATCTTCTCACATTTATAAGGAATGGAATTTCCTTGAGCAAGCACTCCCCGCTAATCTCATTAAGAGGTAAATCACCAATCATATTGGCatggtttatttatttacttctGCAATTGTTTAGTgggctattttcaaatatagttaaatttttcaaaatatttataaatatagcaaagtgttactgtctatcaatgatagacaccgATAGATTATTATCacctatcactgatagacactaatagatacTGCTAgatgtctattaatgatagtcCACTatcatctatcactgatagacattgatagatgtctatgATTGATAGATTATGACAttcttctatattttaaaatattttaagcaTTTTTcgatttaaaaaattttcatttttcgaTTATGTCCTGATCCCACTTTCCTTTAGTATCTTGTTAAAAAACCCAACTCCCTTTTAGGATGTTAAAATTCTACGTTTACCATTATTGTTCGTgtgctatatatatttttgtaacaAATTGATTGATTCAAAATCGATATTCATGACCACTCAAAATcaagaatttaaatattaaatgtcGACATCAATATTAGGTTGATTTTCTAACAAAAGGGGTTGGTTAATTGTAGTACTTAACAAACTACCTAGAGACTATTTATCAAACTACAAATTTAGGGATTTCATTATAATCAACCCCATAATTCAAAAGTGGTTTGTGCAAGTTTCCCTTCAAATTATATAACAATCCTTCGATTTATGTAGAGGTGTAGCGGTTGAGGATGCAAGTTCTCCACATGGACTTAAGTTACTCATAGAGGATTACCCATTTGCTGTTGATGGACTTGAGATTTGGTCAACAATCAAAACATGGGTTACAAATTATTGCTCTCTATACTACAAAGATGATAAAGCAATCCAAAATGACGTTGAACTCCAGTCCTGGTGGAAGGAGCTTAGAGAAAAAGGTCATGCtgataagaaaaatgaaacatGGTGGCCAAAGTTGCAAACTTTCAATGAACTAATTGAAACATGTACTATCATCATATGGATTTCTTCAGCTCTTCATGCCGCAGTTAACTTTGGACAATATCCTTATGGAGGCTTTATTCCAAATAGACCAACTATCAGTCGTAGGTTTATACCCGAAGCAGGCAGTGCTGAGTACAAAGAACTCGAATCAAATCCTGAGAAGGTTTTCTTGAGAACAATCAATTCACAATTTCAAACACTTCTTGGTGTTTCACTAATTGAAATCTTGTCAAGGCATGCTTCTGATGAGGTTTATCTTGGACAAAGAGCCAGCATTGAATGGACTTCAGACAAAGCTGCATTGGAAGTATTTGAGAATTTTGGAAAACACGTGTTTGAAGTCGAAAATAGAATTattgaaagaaataaagatgtcaATCTCAAAAATAGAACTGGACCTGTTAATGTGCCATATACTTTGCTTCTTCCATCAAGTACTGAAGGCCTCACTGGTAGAGGAATTCCAAACAGCATCTCTATTTGAAGGGGCTCTCTTTTGAGCATATGATGGAGTTCTAAAAATATCATTACCTTCTTTTCTATTGTCACTCTCTTATGTTTAAtgttttaagggaaaaaaagcTACTTCTTTAGCTACTCATGAAATTAATCCACAAAAGAATATGCTCAAGTagctttgtattttatttatgaatgaataaaaagtgaTGTTTTTATACTTCACCTTCCTTGCCCTTTATTTGTTGAATGGGTGATTCATAAtaagcatatttttttttaatttaaatgcgAATATCTactaatataaaatatgtacttTAACTTAATAGGGTTAgaaattttaatcttctctACCTCACATATTGTCAAACGCAAGAGCTAAAAAAGACAATTtatctaaaatattattat contains the following coding sequences:
- the LOC120070059 gene encoding linoleate 9S-lipoxygenase 6-like; translation: SNYESRLSLISGLNIYVPRDENFGHLKLSDFLGFALKSLVSTVQPALVNLVDFSPTEFDKFQDVHNLYEGGLPVPLDVFRNLTKGFTPPMFQELLRTDNDQRFLKFSPPQVVKEDKSAWKTDEEFAREMLAGVNPLIIRRLEEFPPLSKLDPKIYGDQNSKITEEDIKFGLDGLTVDEALNQKRLYILDHHDALMPYLRKINSTKTKTYATRTLLFLKDDGTLKPLVIELSLPHPQGDQFGANSKQYFPAEGGVENSIWQLAKAYVAVNDAGYHQLISHWLNTHAVQEPFVIATHRQLSVLHPIHKLLVPHYKDTMFINAFARQVLVNADGLLEETHFQSRYSMELSSHIYKEWNFLEQALPANLIKRGVAVEDASSPHGLKLLIEDYPFAVDGLEIWSTIKTWVTNYCSLYYKDDKAIQNDVELQSWWKELREKGHADKKNETWWPKLQTFNELIETCTIIIWISSALHAAVNFGQYPYGGFIPNRPTISRRFIPEAGSAEYKELESNPEKVFLRTINSQFQTLLGVSLIEILSRHASDEVYLGQRASIEWTSDKAALEVFENFGKHVFEVENRIIERNKDVNLKNRTGPVNVPYTLLLPSSTEGLTGRGIPNSISI